The Acinetobacter sp. WCHA45 DNA window TCAGCGGCTGGCTTTATTGCATCGGTCATTGGTGCCATTATTATTTTGTTCATCTACAACTTGGTCACCAAAAAAAGTTAGAACAAAATAAATTAAAAATGCCCAAATCATTTTATTACAATGCATTGGGCATTTTTAATTTATAAACCGAGTTCTTTCCAAATCATCCGAATGTCTTCAGCACTCCGCCCGCCAACCATTTTCAGACCATTCCCGAATATCAGCGTTGGCGTTCCTTCTATACCTAATTTTTTCCCTAATTCCAGATTGCGATCAATCGGATTAGTACAAGTTTTTTCTTTAGGCTGTACATTCTTCTGCAATAAGTTTTTCCACGCATAAGCTTGGTTAGGATCACACCAAATCGATTTTGAGACCGCAATCGATTGTGCTTTTAGTGGGTAGATAAACGTATAAATGGTGACATCATTGAGCTTATCCAGTTCAGCTTCTAATTTCTTACAATAGGGGCAATTCGGATCTGAAAAAATAGTAAGCTGCTGTTTACCATTGCCCTTTACCGTTTTTATTGCATCTTTTAAAGGTAATTGTTTCCAGTCAATTGAATTTTGCTTTAGAACCAAGTCCTTGGTCAGATTCTTTTGATCTTTTAAACGAACCATCGAACCAATAAACATATGTTGGGCATTTTCATCCAAATAAATAATCTGATTGTCTAAATTGGCACTATATAGTCCTGTCATTTCTGTTGCTTGAATATTGCTAACATGAATATTGGGATATTGCTGATTTAAATTATTTTTTAAGGTTTCTACATTTGCAAAAATCATCGCAGACGTGCAACTCAATAATGAAAATAAAGCGATTCTTTTCAACATGTCTCATACTCAACTCATAATTAGCGCTATTTTAATCAGGCTTATCCTCATAAATTGCACAGCTTACTCAGTCACAACCAAAAGCCAACCAATCATCGTCATGTTTCACGTGGAACATCTTTTTTTAAAAAGTGGTTTCAAATCAAAGATAAAAAAGCTCGTTTTGGTAAAAAAATGACAAAAATTCTCACATTGTATTGATATTCATATAATAAATAAAAATCAAACTAGATCGATTGGTTTATTTTTGGAATAATCCAATCACAATCAGCAAGGCAACTTTTGTAATCTCGTTCAGCGTGAATGAAAAGCCATGAAATGACTTACAGAACTTTTGAAACTTCATTTTAAAGAAACAAGGATATGTTTTCCTTTGCATGATTAGTTTTAACTTCACACTATCTGACTCAATCTAGTCTTGTCTTAAAATTTAGGTACATCCATGTATAATGCGGAATTATTAGAAGAAGCCAAAACGTTTATGTTTCATATGTTGACCAAAGTGGTTGAATATGGCGGCTCAGATTTATTCATTACAGCAGACTTTCCACCGAGTATTAAACTCCAAGGTTTAATGCGTCCTTTAGGTCAGCAAACTTTAACCCCAGAAAAAACTAAGCTATTTGCATATAGCTTAATGAATGAAAAGCAACGCCAAGAATTTGAAAATGAATGGGAATGTAATTTCGCAATTAATATTCCAGAAGTATCACGCTTTCGTGTCAATGTATTTAAGCAACAACTACAAATCGGTATGGTTATCCGAACCATTACGTCAGAAATCCCAACCTTCCAAAAGCTCAAACTCCCAGAATCATTGAAAAATGTCATGATGGAAAAACGTGGCCTAATATTGGTAGTTGGAAGTACGGGATCAGGTAAATCTACGTCATTGGCAGCCATGATTGACCATCGTAATGAAAATTCGGCGGGGCATATTATTACTGTTGAAGACCCCGTGGAATATGTCCATAAGCATAAAAAGTCAATGATTACCCACCGAGAAGTCGGTGTAGATTGCCATACTTGGCACCATGCCTTAAAAAATACATTGCGTCAGGCACCTGATGTCATTTTGATTGGTGAAATCCGTGATACTGAAACCATGGAACATGCCATTGCTTTTGCTGAAACTGGGCATTTATGTTTAGGAACTTTACATGCCAACAACGCCAATCAAGCATTAGATCGGATCATGAACTTCTTTCCAGATGAACGCCGTAATCAATTGCTGATGGATCTTTCATCTAATATGAAAGCGATTATTTCTCAACGCTTGGTTCGTACTCAAGATGGTCAAGGTCGTCGTGCAGCCGTAGAGATTCTACTGAATACACCATTAATTGCAGAAAATATCTTAAAAGGTCAATTTCATAATCTTAAAGAAATTATGACCAAGTCTCGTGAATTAGGTATGCAAACTTTTGATCAGGCCTTGTTTGATTTATACAACGAAGGTGCAATTAGTTATGATGAAGCGTTACGTAATGCTGACTCATTGAATGAGTTACGCTTACAAATTAAGCTGAAAAGTACTCGTCAAGAAGGAGTTCCAGCTAGTGCAGCAACTTCTTTAAATATGCTGAAAGAAGACTCTGAAGAGCAAGAAATGCAAGGCATTTAAACAAAAAAAACAGCCTAAATAATAGGAATTATTTAGGCTGTTTTTTAAAATCTAAAGATTTATATTCAATA harbors:
- a CDS encoding DsbC family protein is translated as MLKRIALFSLLSCTSAMIFANVETLKNNLNQQYPNIHVSNIQATEMTGLYSANLDNQIIYLDENAQHMFIGSMVRLKDQKNLTKDLVLKQNSIDWKQLPLKDAIKTVKGNGKQQLTIFSDPNCPYCKKLEAELDKLNDVTIYTFIYPLKAQSIAVSKSIWCDPNQAYAWKNLLQKNVQPKEKTCTNPIDRNLELGKKLGIEGTPTLIFGNGLKMVGGRSAEDIRMIWKELGL
- a CDS encoding PilT/PilU family type 4a pilus ATPase, encoding MYNAELLEEAKTFMFHMLTKVVEYGGSDLFITADFPPSIKLQGLMRPLGQQTLTPEKTKLFAYSLMNEKQRQEFENEWECNFAINIPEVSRFRVNVFKQQLQIGMVIRTITSEIPTFQKLKLPESLKNVMMEKRGLILVVGSTGSGKSTSLAAMIDHRNENSAGHIITVEDPVEYVHKHKKSMITHREVGVDCHTWHHALKNTLRQAPDVILIGEIRDTETMEHAIAFAETGHLCLGTLHANNANQALDRIMNFFPDERRNQLLMDLSSNMKAIISQRLVRTQDGQGRRAAVEILLNTPLIAENILKGQFHNLKEIMTKSRELGMQTFDQALFDLYNEGAISYDEALRNADSLNELRLQIKLKSTRQEGVPASAATSLNMLKEDSEEQEMQGI